One Helianthus annuus cultivar XRQ/B chromosome 12, HanXRQr2.0-SUNRISE, whole genome shotgun sequence genomic region harbors:
- the LOC110895010 gene encoding peroxisomal and mitochondrial division factor 1, whose amino-acid sequence MKESKVSEFKLKLQTLITEVRELREKEAVSSDQLHSQFQKWKQSEEESCRKITELAAELASSVQLTQQLQRKVQFLEDENYLLQSKHKELKETINCILQAKEAFLNAYQESTCEMKRSIESRDRKIATLSEKINAHLLSLESVRKEASLVKQVVDNAQHAVDEKEEVVARLKIQMDKVCELEGLLIEKNNDLEAKLKSNENELYRKDRVIAELQTQLETAKITNQRRSKIEELQEAMLMKEGIIETLILENKALRSELGMLEVSFKVVQETMTHMDEEDRVAYSLILANEENDATEKDGEDDRINHDIKNCEANSHHGAPRAPVAEIADSPCKEHAHIAIPLRENNVHSCVSESTFSPSSSVHSESQPTAANASNVPGAENKDKCNTCIQQLDSECSTTRTGTS is encoded by the exons ATGAAGGAGAGCAAAGTCTCAGAATTCAAGCTGAAGCTCCAAACCCTAATCACGGAAGTTCGTGAACTCAGA GAAAAAGAAGCTGTTTCTTCCGATCAACTTCACAGTCAATTCCAG AAATGGAAGCAAAGTGAAGAAGAATCATGTAGAAAGATAACGGAGTTGGCAGCAGAGTTAGCTTCATCTGTTCAACTCACCCAACAACTCCAACGCAAG GTGCAGTTCCTTGAAGATGAAAATTATCTACTTCAAAGCAAGcataaagaacttaaggaaactATAAACTGCATATTACAAGCTAAGGAAGCTTTCCTCAATGCTTACCAG GAATctacttgtgaaatgaaaagatcCATTGAATCCAGAGATAGAAAGATTGCCACGCTTTCCGAGAAAATAAACGCTCATCTTTTATCATTGGAATCGGTACGCAAGGAGGCGTCCTTAGTCAAGCAAGTAGTGGATAACGCACAGCATGCTGTCGATGAGAAAGAGGAAGTAG TGGCTCGTTTAAAGATACAAATGGATAAAGTGTGCGAATTGGAGGGCTTACTCATTG AAAAAAACAATGACCTTGAAGCTAAACTGAAAAGTAACGAGAATGAGTTGTACAGAAAAGATAGGGTGATTGCAGAGCTCCAGACACAGCTGGAGACTGCAAAAATAACCAATCAACGTCGGTCAAAAATAGAGGAG CTTCAGGAAGCTATGCTAATGAAAGAAGGGATCATTGAGACCTTAATTTTAGAGAACAAG GCCTTGCGTTCGGAACTAGGGATGCTGGAAGTTTCTTTTAAAGTTGTTCAAGAAACTATGACACATATGGATGAAGAG GATAGAGTTGCTTACTCGTTAATCTTGGCAAACGAAGAAAACGACGCAACAGAAAAAGACGGGGAAGATGACAG GATCAATCATGATATCAAAAATTGTGAAGCAAATTCTCATCACGGGGCTCCTAGAGCACCTGTTGCAGAAATTGCAG ATTCACCATGTAAGGAGCATGCTCATATTGCCATTCCGTTGAGGGAGAACAATGTCCACTCTTGTGTGTCAGAG TCGACTTTTTCCCCTTCAAGTTCGGTTCACTCGGAGTCTCAGCCTACAGCAGCAAATGCTTCAAATGTGCCTGGCGCTGAAAATAAG GATAAGTGCAACACTTGTATACAACAGCTAGATTCGGAATGCTCAACTACACGGACAGGAACATCTTGA